In a genomic window of Plasmodium malariae genome assembly, chromosome: 4:
- the PmUG01_04029000 gene encoding conserved Plasmodium protein, unknown function has product MDVKDNPFIKNRSSTRITNAPGGNSSLSFGNYIDNENKKISNRNEKSATKNNENAEAAGNLEANKAPMNSDKKTNVKVNQPPGGASSIIFG; this is encoded by the exons ATGG ACGTAAAAGATAACCCATTCATAAAAAATCGCTCAAGCACGAGAATTACGAATGCCCCCGGAGGGAATTCCTCGTTATCCTTCGGAAACT ATATAGATAATGAGAATAAAAAGATTAGTAAcagaaatgaaaaatcagcgacaaaaaataatgaaaatgcgGAAGCAGCGGGAAATTTAGAGGCCAACAAAGCACCGATGAATTCTGACAAAAAGACAAACGTAAAGGTGAACCAACCCCCTGGAGGAGCCTCAAGca TAATATTCGGATGA
- the ERCC1 gene encoding ERCC1 nucleotide excision repair protein, putative, whose product MSESTDKLNVEVTENTSGEAPKEETFYDANAEQYLIISPRQKLNPLIKKINRVRYKFNNIVPDFLIGKNNACLFISMKYHRLRSNYLKARIETLSNKYNNRILVCLVDIENIENSLGEINQLAFCFNITLILCWSNEECARVIEDFKIYEKKISYIKNNKLSSSHEEKIHELLKKIRCINSTDCVTITRKFKNFHNIVKAKKDELINCSGLGNKKIQSLISTFNDPFF is encoded by the coding sequence ATGAGCGAAAGCACAGACAAATTAAATGTAGAGGTTACGGAAAACACCAGCGGAGAAGCCCCAAAGGAGGAAACGTTTTATGATGCCAACGCAGAGCAATACTTAATCATTTCTCCCCGACAAAAACTGAACCctcttataaaaaaaataaatagagtACGATATAAgtttaataatattgttcCTGACTTTTtaattggaaaaaataatgcgTGTTTGTTTATTTCTATGAAATATCATCGTTTAAGATCGAATTACTTAAAAGCACGAATTGAAACCttatcaaataaatataataacagaATATTAGTATGTTTAGTagatattgaaaatattgaaaattcgTTAGGTGAAATAAATCAACTTGCTTTTTGTTTTAACATAACACTTATTCTTTGTTGGTCAAATGAAGAATGTGCAAGAGTTATTGAagatttcaaaatatatgaaaaaaaaatatcatatattaaaaataataaactcTCATCAAGTCATGAGgaaaaaatacatgaacttttaaaaaaaattagatgtATTAATTCAACGGATTGTGTAACAATTACCAGAAAGTTTAAAAACTTTCACAATATTGTAAAGGCAAAAAAGGACGAGCTTATTAACTGTTCAGGCttgggaaataaaaaaatacagtcACTAATATCAACCTTTAATGACCCTTTTTTCTGA
- the PmUG01_04029200 gene encoding conserved Plasmodium protein, unknown function encodes MMGINKSSEQQENGDDYNMSCYVAWVRSIFNSDVSINTNLLHIEAERENKKKRKISEEKGKVENKEQECKEEDKEEEQQQKEEKGGCIKKRNKKRLRCEENEEKKRKILSEERMVTFLSSPLVAEKRKSDIKDENDNESNIFCYSDDKKSFYNNNSINSNSNNNINNNIVSNQNLKKIELFKNGSSSSCEISEIENEKELCEDMVEEGKNGVVRKAKNNVKENNEKVFGSYCHINIKVPEDTKKDITRKDKLNMVGYDILNCFMISSSDEEENDDYDDDGIDRHMNSDKSDQIYDDNHTQSKSVEFIYIPFNYENLKKKIKLMRDIDIEFYNIQEKSKERGKEIISSGGILVANSNGNKSSLYDVTNGAVISSNNIYNSNNNMKDGDDNNNNDKNNSNDNNNNRNNNNINNNNNINYNNNNNINYNNNNNNETVLKRNEKINRQEVFPPKNDTHDFCFWNVENDTYITRPLYAQHLNKKHFTLLDESEEMIKNYSSNQYSIKFVPRHLLYVVSQVASRTFFDPIYRKQLLFHF; translated from the coding sequence ATGATGGGAATAAACAAATCCTCTGAGCAACAAGAAAATGGCGATGATTATAACATGTCATGTTACGTTGCCTGGGTTAGAAGCATTTTTAACTCGGACGTTTCTATAAACACTAATTTGTTACATATAGAAGCTGAGAGggagaacaaaaaaaagcgaaaaataagcgaagaaaaaggaaaagtagaaaataaagaacaaGAATGTAAAGAAGAAGATAAAGAAGAAGAACAACAacaaaaggaagaaaaaggaggatgtattaaaaagagaaataaaaaaagactaAGATGTGAGgagaatgaagaaaaaaagaggaaaatttTGTCTGAAGAAAGGATGGTAACGTTTCTTAGCAGCCCTTTGGTGGCCGAAAAAAGGAAGAGTGATATTAAAGACGAGAATGATAATGagtcaaatatattttgctattcTGATGATAAAAAgagtttttataataataatagtattaatagtaatagtaataataatattaataataatattgttagtaatcaaaatttgaaaaaaatagaattgtTCAAAAATGGCAGTTCTTCCTCGTGTGAAATATCAGAAatagaaaatgaaaaggaattGTGTGAAGATATGGTGGAAGAAGGTAAAAATGGAGTAGTAAGAAAGgctaaaaataatgtaaaggaaaataatgaaaaagtatTTGGTAGTTATTgtcatattaatattaaagttCCAGAGGATACGAAGAAAGATATAACACGAAAGGATAAGCTGAACATGGTTGgctatgatatattaaattgttttatGATATCCTCGTCtgatgaagaagaaaatgatGATTATGATGATGATGGTATTGATCGTCATATGAATAGTGACAAGAGTGACCAAATATATGATGATAACCATACACAGTCGAAAAGCGTTGAGTTCATTTATATTCCCTTTAATTacgaaaatttaaaaaaaaaaataaaattaatgagggatatagatatagaatTTTACAACATTCAAGAAAAATCGAAAGAAAGGGGCAAGGAAATAATATCTAGTGGTGGAATCTTAGTTGCAAACAGCAATGGAAATAAGAGCTCACTTTATGATGTTACAAATGGTGCAGTTATAagcagtaataatatttacaattcgaataataatatgaaggatggagatgataataataataatgataaaaataatagtaatgataataataataatagaaacaataataatattaataataacaacaatattaattataataataacaacaatattaattataataataataataataacgagacagttttaaaaaggaatgaaaaaataaataggcAAGAAGTTTTCCCCCCAAAAAATGATACCCATGATTTTTGTTTTTGGAATGTTGAAAATGACACCTACATAACAAGACCACTATATGCGCAACATCTAAACaaaaaacattttacattattagaTGAGTCGGAAGAAATGATTAAAAACTATTCTTCAAATCAGTATTCAATTAAATTTGTGCCAAGACATTTGCTTTATGTAGTTAGTCAGGTAGCATCAAGGACATTCTTTGATCCTATATACAGGAAACAGTTGCTTTTCCATTTCTAG
- the PmUG01_04029300 gene encoding protein kinase, putative — MFSVESEKTTGYKKKNSSKKICEEEKRLQTDVLFRNEENEHISLDNNIVLNDNILVIPNNGICEEMKHNSGDKEKTEVEEGSKQFKESDKISLNKLSSKKGAYYNIYQYEDKNNNNVKFSQNVNAIKKPFEKHHEHVKDDSYMTISKNVVRNMFLKSNITSNSEQMADIRVCINKPSNSNIYTSNIYLREKSTSHHKTGNNNLLRYYYSKEINEGENLMKKELSTFEKTASVNIKCHDESHEHLNMLYSNDSRIFRTDFTYTNKDWDNIYPLAEDRQKIIDDMNKYSSFISILNNNTYKSNSSMHRLNIVMRDMHKPHNEKFEKQIYDEQTKMEEEHNDYATEGRVYFDLEKSNAMYVNQMNERKESMKGFKCETEEIIFSNNLNTDKKIHEGTNSKENDMDYFNLKKRSKFINSHNVDVLRGGKNSVYGADEKRDEIYRDNQSGGNYIKQCTLSMPLLKNKTTENAWKKKIQEINKERFLSIRMKPNVLYSEKYGKVKNTKKDFSFSYTGENDVPRLMVLKENECSTNRSSYDSMYGKNDMTKMFANISNLNMIKNNVIFYQKRKCNNVFKKNNNINMRRNFNRNMCSTDKAGHVADNKEAKKSFEENIFHLKNKFLSPEKYVFIFKEKQTSNNESKNESHGELKNNENVTSCPSQDNKSKDITCAGEKEHNSVHMVEQPEQLIKAEMCLKRIKDENRFALKHMSKNCHMMDKYHENRNPNFSDFSLESSNDSSIVENVNEEEKEKKKEKKKNYRISLLSYDGIKNDVKQYDREERQILKSKINSLDRKLFVKNELNDSTTFNLRKGNFQCIKEDNINKVSFTRRNSENCTSEKKRNKFSYKLYSNDEMFRSTHMNEAEKEREKLNNTICINTYHIIDKNIEKKINCLNSLHNSNVFSIVSATQGKYTIEQIKKIDESFGKSEGTSELINYSRNVIRTDRGINNEINCKTLFYGKNSTCANKKLNNVCYNYGGVTCKIFNKDSKLNDRKNEKCSLKKNLKSSNWYDFKDSFFEKINKSFCLKMKRENCNYHNLLGNNLSSEKTNEYNNNTKIYEKSIFLLENEKIKESPFFPSQKEKTRQDKFNIDDHTADMFIKCFKVNTPHNIGSSKHDNHFFEFTNKKLIIKPSAFNYAKKRYMYFEKNSEIRSTNSYTDVANIKGRYIYNPNEMNDTNKVFINNMTNNYCLDVKKDSMHNIHKKKRFQVNIDADFKRDGSYLNNNYTNCCFTILEKDEKGLTPVRSRNDVNNGKLLENEQATDGFAICENDLLKRKNEYKNYELSLKTNHSSSINIRCNRNSINGSNSIHNSNSIHNSNSVNSSNSIHNGNSIHNSNSIHKSSSIRNSSSIHKSSSIRNSSSIRNSSSIRNSSSIRNSSSIHNSNSIHNSNSIHNSNSIHNSNSIHNSDSSTNNLKNQINFVNSEIDLLDRHKLRFYLSKGKNAINNKLFNVTDEKGILSIFKYFNFFGDSSKIGCAPIPSHAAKTAGGHIQYECVYKDELPSSGDKVKIAYGNESEGDDKEDKDDRDDRDDRDDRDDRDDRDVNNDDYDDGGDKRHTCALTDAHCPDNSKSCDKMNYENHDNANEEEDKIENNKWDEMNTDMSTTHEGDAIRTNIYEDGRVGSRTSSGNDNINRSKECKLKEDIDSPTLSRENAFMDTTRNVTNGKGNVSNSHNEDNIFILTSKDNISTVKLADEIEEEKGHDVIRQDTFTNIVHEQCIHENKLNTQVQKSDLLCEKTDTNMSFADTEKIKKQSNAVLICNNNNKVEKVNIQKNDFSTHSNLIFDNFEKISERINFILDDTVHFFKKNPYIHNGYGKAKVCKNNKRKLEKKKLKKWSSVYKINKVVCKGAHGVVFSAWRSEKESELEKNFRLHFLESCGGRDGIMEEVEEELEEEEDNEEDDGENDEEDDEEDDEEDDGEDDEEDDGEYDGEYDGEDDVKNDVENVGENKNEKETNKEILKENERHTNKEILKENERHTNKELPRESERKTSAKVQHVSYYPHDGMKEAEGASLKETEKIEKLYESNLENEEEVEMGRGDESKRGFNLVKGEKEESEDSNDENNYDADNLVTLKILNLCYLSKKKNVRRILREVYYLNMCDHPNIVKYYESFFWPPCYLIIVCEYLSGGSLFDLYKNHGNISEDILVYILDDVLKALNYLHNECTLSLIHRDIKPTNIVLSKNGVAKIVDFGSCKNLENIKSKEIVGTVYYIAPEILNREKYDCSVDIWSLGITIYEIVMGVLPWKRNKTMDECIQNIINSSPKINIGSGFSKHLCYFVESCLQKNPQNRATVSKLLNHKFMTKKRSIKNKPNSILEIRQILRSNNRKTKSTIFRNFLKNIFFFNGKNKRKRIEVISSKSCQPEMFYQNIKRENFDFFEIKVRDENSKSLNSLNFEFSNEYAENNYSSNRFPANGGRK; from the coding sequence ATGTTCTCAGTTGAATCAGAAAAAACTACAggatataagaaaaaaaactcaAGTAAGAAAATATGTGAGGAAGAAAAACGTTTACAGACAGATGTATTGTTTAGAAATGAAGAGAATGAACATATTTCACTTGACAATAATATTGTGCTAAATGATAACATCTTGGTAATACCAAACAATGGAATATGCGAAGAAATGAAGCATAATTCTGgggataaagaaaaaacagaaGTGGAAGAAGGGTCAAAACAATTTAAGGAAAGCGATAAAATTTCACTTAACAAATTATCAAGTAAAAAAGGGGCAtactataatatttatcagtatgaggataaaaataataacaatgtaAAATTTTCGCAAAATGTGAATGCAATAAAGAAACCTTTTGAGAAGCATCACGAACATGTTAAGGATGATAGCTATATGACTATCAGCAAAAATGTGGTGAGAAATATGTTTCTTAAAAGTAATATTACCAGTAATAGTGAACAGATGGCAGATATTAGAGTATGCATAAATAAGCCAAGTAactcaaatatatatacaagcaatatatatttaagggAAAAATCAACTAGTCATCATAAAACGGGTAACAACAATTTGCTAAGGTATTATTACagtaaagaaataaatgaaggggaaaatttaatgaaaaaggaattatCAACTTTTGAAAAAACTGCTTctgtaaatattaaatgtcaTGATGAGTCTCATGAACATTTAAACATGTTATACAGTAATGATAGCAGAATATTTAGAACAGATTTTACTTATACGAATAAGGATTGGGATAATATATACCCCCTTGCTGAGGATCGTCAGAAAATTATTGATGATATGAACAAATATAGTTCTTTTATtagtatattaaataataatacatacaaaaGTAATTCCAGTATGCACAGATTAAACATAGTCATGCGTGATATGCACAAACCgcataatgaaaaatttgaaaaacaGATATACGATGAACAGACAAAAATGGAAGAAGAACATAATGATTACGCTACTGAAGGTAGAGTATATTTCGATCTGGAAAAGAGTAATGCTATGTACGTTAACCAAATGAATGAAAGGAAGGAAAGTATGAAAGGTTTTAAGTGTGAAAcagaagaaataatttttagtaataatttaaataccGATAAAAAGATACATGAAGGGACAAACAGTAAAGAGAATGATATGGATTATTTTAACTTAAAGAAAAGAAGTAAGTTTATTAATTCTCACAATGTAGATGTGTTGAGGGGAGGCAAAAACTCGGTTTATGGAGCTGATGAAAAGAGGGATGAGATATACAGGGATAACCAAAGTGGaggaaattatataaaacagTGTACATTGAGCATGCccttgttaaaaaataagactACAGAAAATGCATGGAAGAAGAAAATTCAGGAAATTAACAAAGAAAGATTTCTCAGTATAAGGATGAAACCTAATGTGTTATACAGTGAAAAGTAtggaaaagtaaaaaatacaaaaaaagatttttctttttcatatacAGGAGAAAATGATGTTCCTAGGTTGATGGTGTTAAAGGAAAATGAGTGTTCTACTAATAGAAGTTCATATGATAGTATGTATGGGAAAAATGATATGACAAAAATGTTTGCCAATATTAGTAATCtgaatatgataaaaaataatgtgaTATTTTACCAAAAGAGAAAATGCAATAATGTTTTTAAGAAGAACAATAACATTAATATGAGAAGAAACTTTAACCGAAATATGTGCAGTACTGATAAGGCGGGGCATGTAGCTGATAATAAAGAGGCAAAGAAATCGTTCGAAGAAAACATTTTTCACttgaaaaacaaatttttgtCCCCTGAGAAATATGTGTTCATATTTAAGGAAAAGCAGACGTCAAACAATGAGTCTAAGAATGAATCACACGGTGAGTTGAAGAACAATGAAAACGTTACTTCCTGTCCCTCTCAGGATAACAAAAGTAAAGACATTACTTGTGCAGGAGAAAAGGAACACAATTCTGTCCATATGGTAGAACAGCCAGAACAGCTGATAAAAGCAGAAATGTgcttaaaaagaataaaggaTGAAAATAGATTTGCATTAAAGCACATGAGCAAAAATTGCCATATGATGGATAAATATCATGAGAATAGGAATCCAAATTTTAGCGATTTTTCGCTTGAATCATCTAATGATTCATCAATTGTAGAGAATGTcaatgaagaagaaaaagaaaaaaagaaagaaaaaaaaaaaaattatcgtATATCGTTATTATCATACGatggaataaaaaatgacGTAAAACAATATGATAGAGAAGAAagacaaattttaaaaagtaagaTAAATAGCTTAGATAGGAAATTGTTCGTAAAAAATGAACTGAATGACAGTACAACATTTAATTTAAGAAAGGGGAATTTTCAGTGCATTAAAGaagataatattaataaagtgAGTTTTACTCGAAGAAATAGTGAAAATTGCACTtcagaaaagaaaagaaataaattttcgtacaaattatatagtaACGACGAAATGTTTAGAAGTACCCATATGAATGAAGCGGAGAAGGAAAGGGAAAAGTTGAATAATACTATTTGTATTAATACCTACCACATTATAGACAAAaatatagagaaaaaaatcaATTGTTTGAATAGCCTTCATAATAGTAATGTATTTAGTATAGTTAGTGCAACGCAAGGCAAGTACACGattgaacaaataaaaaagatcGATGAATCATTCGGAAAAAGTGAAGGTACCTCGGAATTGATTAATTACAGTAGGAATGTGATTAGAACAGATCGAGGCATAAATAATGAGATAAACTGTAAGACTTTATTTTATGGGAAAAATTCAACTTGCGCaaacaaaaaattgaacAACGTTTGTTATAACTATGGGGGTGTAACTTGCAAGATCTTTAATAAGGACAGTAAACTTAATgatagaaaaaatgaaaagtgtagtttaaaaaaaaatttgaaaagtAGTAACTGGTATGATTTTAAAGATagtttttttgaaaaaattaataaatccttttgtttaaaaatgaaaagggaAAATTGTAATTATCACAACTTATTGGGAAACAATTTGTCAAGTGAAAAAAcgaatgaatataataataacacgaaaatatatgaaaaaagcattttcttattagaaaatgaaaagataaaagaatctcctttttttccttcacaaaaagaaaaaacaagaCAGGACAAATTTAATATAGATGATCATACTGCTGATATGTtcataaaatgttttaaagtGAATACACCACATAATATAGGCAGTAGTAAACATGATAAccatttttttgaatttactAATAAGAAGTTAATTATAAAACCATCAGCCTTTAATTATGCTAAAAAGCGCTACAtgtattttgaaaaaaactCAGAAATAAGAAGCACAAATAGCTATACGGATGTGGCAAATATTAAAGGACGCTATATTTACAATCCTAACGAAATGAATGATACAAATAAGGTGTTTATTAACAATATGACGAATAATTATTGCCTAGATGTGAAAAAGGACTCAATGCATAACATACATAAGAAAAAGCGTTTTCAGGTTAACATAGATGCGGATTTTAAAAGGGATGGAAGCTATTTGAATAATAACTATACAAACTGttgttttactattttaGAAAAGGATGAAAAGGGACTTACACCAGTAAGGAGTAGAAATGACGTAAATAATGGTAAACTTCTAGAGAATGAACAGGCTACTGATGGGTTTGCTATTTGTGAAAATGATTTACTCAAAAGGAagaatgaatataaaaattacgaaCTAAGTTTAAAAACAAACCACAGTAGTAGCATTAATATCAGATGTAACCGTAACAGCATTAATGGCAGTAATAGCATTCATAACAGTAATAGCATTCATAACAGCAATAGCGTTAATAGCAGTAATAGCATTCATAATGGCAATAGCATTCATAACAGTAATAGCATTCACAAAAGCAGTAGCATTCGTAACAGCAGTAGCATTCACAAAAGCAGTAGCATTCGTAACAGCAGTAGCATTCGTAACAGCAGTAGTATTCGTAACAGCAGTAGCATTCGTAACAGCAGTAGCATTCATAACAGCAATAGCATTCATAACAGCAATAGCATTCATAACAGCAATAGCATTCATAACAGCAATAGCATTCATAACAGTGATAGCAGTActaacaatttaaaaaatcaaatcaATTTTGTGAATAGTGAAATTGATTTACTTGATAGGCATAAACTAAGGTTCTATTTGTCCAAAGGGAAAAACGCTATTAACAATAAGCTGTTTAATGTAACAGATGAAAAGGGTATATTgtcaatttttaaatattttaatttttttggtgATAGTAGCAAAATAGGTTGTGCACCTATTCCCTCCCATGCGGCAAAGACTGCGGGTGGGCATATCCAGTACGAGTGTGTATACAAGGATGAATTGCCCTCTAGTGGTGACAAGGTGAAAATTGCTTATGGAAATGAAAGCGAAGGTGATGATAAGGAAGATAAGGATGATAGGGACGATAGAGACGATAGAGACGATAGAGACGATAGAGACGATAGAGACGTTAACAACGATGATTATGATGATGGTGGTGATAAACGACACACATGTGCGTTAACGGATGCACATTGTCCTGATAATTCTAAAAGTTGTGATAAGATGAATTATGAAAACCATGATAATGCTAATGAAGAGGAGGACAAAATTGAGAACAACAAATGGGATGAAATGAATACAGATATGAGCACTACTCATGAGGGGGATGCAATTCGCACGAATATATACGAGGATGGGAGGGTCGGAAGTCGTACAAGCAGTggtaatgataatattaacCGTTCAAAAGAATGTAAATTGAAAGAAGACATAGACAGTCCTACACTTAGCAGGGAAAACGCATTTATGGATACTACAAGAAATGTGACAAATGGAAAAGGTAATGTCTCCAATTCACATAACGAAGATAATATCTTCATCTTAACTAGTAAAGATAATATCTCCACCGTGAAACTTGCTGATGAAATTGAGGAGGAAAAGGGACATGATGTTATTAGACAGGACACTTTTACGAATATAGTACATGAACAGTGCATACATGAGAATAAACTGAACACGCAGGTGCAAAAAAGCGATTTATTATGTGAGAAAACTGATACCAATATGAGCTTCGCAGATACAGAGAAGATAAAGAAACAAAGTAATGCTGTccttatatgtaataataataacaaagtAGAAAAGGTTAATATTCAGAAGAATGATTTTTCTACACATAGCAATCTTATATTTGACAATTTTGAGAAAATTTCTGAAAgaattaatttcattttagaTGATACTgtccatttttttaaaaagaacccatatatacataacgGGTATGGGAAAGCTAAAgtgtgtaaaaataataaaaggaaattagaaaaaaaaaaattaaaaaaatggtcttccgtttataaaattaataaagtcGTTTGTAAAGGAGCACACGGAGTAGTGTTCTCTGCGTGGAGAAGTGAAAAGGAAAGTGAACTTGAGAAAAATTTCAGATTGCACTTTTTAGAGTCATGTGGGGGTAGGGATGGCATAATGGAAGAGGTGGAAGAAGAATtggaagaagaggaagataATGAGGAAGATGATGGGGAGAATGATGAGGAAGATGATGAGGAAGATGATGAAGAAGATGATGGGGAGGATGACGAGGAAGATGATGGGGAATATGATGGGGAATATGATGGGGAGGATGATGTGAAAAACGATGTGGAGAATGTGggagaaaacaaaaatgaaaaggagaCCAACAAAGAGATCCTAAAAGAGAACGAAAGGCATACCAACAAAGAGATCCTAAAAGAGAACGAAAGGCATACCAACAAAGAGCTCCCAAGAGAGAGCGAAAGGAAGACCAGCGCGAAGGTACAACACGTATCATACTACCCGCATGATGGCATGAAGGAAGCAGAAGGTGCATCATTGAAAGAGacagaaaaaatagaaaaattatacgaAAGCAACttagaaaatgaagaagaggTAGAAATGGGAAGAGGGGATGAGTCAAAGAGAGGTTTTAATTTGGtaaaaggggaaaaagaagaaagtgAAGATagtaatgatgaaaataattacgATGCTGATAATTTAGTAacacttaaaattttaaatttatgctatttaagtaaaaaaaaaaatgtaagaaGAATTTTGAGAgaagtatattatttaaatatgtgtGACCATCCAAATATTGTTAAGTATTATGAATCATTTTTTTGGCCTCCTTGCTATTTAATAATAGTTTGTGAATACCTGTCAGGTGGGTCCCTAtttgatttatataaaaatcatGGGAACATAAGTGAAgatatattagtatatatcTTAGATGATGTTTTAAAAGCTTTGAATTATTTGCATAACGAATGTACTTTATCTCTTATACATAGAGACATAAAACCTACAAATATTGTTCTCTCAAAAAATGGAGTAGCAAAAATAGTAGATTTTGGTTCttgtaaaaatttagaaaatataaaatcgAAAGAAATAGTAGGGACAGTTTATTATATTGCTCCAGAAATTTTAAACAGAGAAAAATATGACTGTTCAGTAGATATATGGTCTTTAGGTATTACTATATATGAAATTGTTATGGGTGTTTTACCTtggaaaagaaataaaactATGGATGAatgtatacaaaatattattaactcttctccaaaaattaatattggTTCTGGTTTCAGTAAacatttatgttattttgttGAATCATGTTTACAAAAGAACCCACAAAATAGAGCGACTGtatcaaaattattaaatcaCAAATTtatgacaaaaaaaagatcaattaaaaataaacctAATTCTATTTTGGAAATTAGACAAATCCTTAGGTCAAACAATaggaaaacaaaaagtaCGATTTTtcgaaattttttaaaaaatatctttttttttaatggaaaaaataagaggAAAAGAATTGAAGTCATCAGCTCCAAATCTTGTCAACCCGAAATGTTTTATCAAAACATAAAGAGAGAAAATTTCGacttttttgaaataaaagtACGGGATGAGAATAGCAAATCTTTGAACAGCCTGAATTTTGAATTTTCTAATGAATATGcggaaaataattattcttcCAACCGTTTTCCGGCCAACGGAGgcagaaaataa